From a region of the Primulina eburnea isolate SZY01 chromosome 7, ASM2296580v1, whole genome shotgun sequence genome:
- the LOC140837095 gene encoding protein ENHANCER OF LHP1 1-like, with translation MNISTMKLPEAHKNGENLRPSFCSILWDSEADHIVTASSADNSICIHDAVSPSNPPKILDNHREGVTVLALSPDSTCLASGSLDHSVKLYEFPGGDFKTNIITLKLPVCALAFNNKGWVLAAAGDDEGIKLVNTFTGTISRILKGHEGSITSMAFGPKNDYFASLDSTGTFIYWDLVFGCTLYVLKAIAPNYGSDVSLTNILAWSPDGNMLALPGLKNDVVMYDGVTAERLFSLRGDHLRPICFLSWSPDGKYLATSGLDKQILIWDVDMKQIIGKKEFIECISCMAWKPHGKALAVIDVMGKYGVWESAVQSPMKSSSEDVPGLYVRNGSLLFDEEEESGNLNEDSFGESVPPCRKRLRQRHKNEDEWKKENDDELEYILKFKSFEKSYHGRKDNIANGKSGSRNVISNVVPKVQEAFQPGATPAKAGQRSFLCYNMLGSITTMEHDGYSRIEIDFHDTSRGPRVPAINDYFGFTMASLSENGCAFANRCRGEKNMSTLMYQPFSTWDNNSEWSMQFEGEEVRVVALGDSWVAAVTSINLLRIFTHGGLQRYILSLEGPVVTAAGFKDELAVVMHISPSLPSDDPMFEYRVFNIPNGTRPLRGRLPLTPGSCLKWFGFSDEGQLSSFDSKGVLRVYTNLYGGSWLPLFSASKLNKSEENYWVVGLNTRKLFCVVCKSPESFPQCTPKPILTLLDLSFPLASSGLGADCLENEFMMYKMHLSQIKKSIQEMGALGHDTTSLEDEAFNLETSLDTCILRLIASCCNGNKLVRATELVKLLSLEKSVRDAITLVTALKLPNLAERFGNILQEKLHNEAIGNTVLPDIKSNCEDSIRTNNSASSKFFTAPKIGKTSDNIISSPLKHQTTSFHLVVKEIK, from the exons ATGAATATCAGCACGATGAAGCTCCCAGAAGCCCACAAGAATGGTGAGAATTTAAGGCCCTCCTTCTGCTCCATTCTCTGGGATTCCGAAGCCGACCACATAGTTACGGCTTCGTCCGCCGACAACTCGATCTGCATCCACGATGCTGTTTCGCCGTCAAATCCGCCAAAGATTCTTGATAATCATCGTGAGGGTGTCACGGTTTTGGCACTTAGTCCGGATTCTACCTGCCTCGCTTCGGGTTCTCTCGACCATTCCGTTAAGCTATACGAGTTTCCTG GTGGAGATTTTAAGACCAACATCATTACACTCAAGTTGCCCGTTTGTGCTCTTGCGTTCAATAACAAAGGATGGGTTTTGGCGGCTGCTGGTGATGATGAGGGCATCAAACTTGTGAATACATTCACTGGAACGATTTCTAGAATTCTCAAAGGACATGAAGGATCTATCACTAGCATGGCTTTTGGTCCTAAGAATGATTACTTTGCTTCACTTGATTCGACTGGGACCTTCATTTACTGGGATCTTGTGTTTGGGTGTACCCTTTATGTCCTCAAAGCTATAGCTCCTAATTATGGTTCTGATGTTTCATTAACGAATATACTTGCATGGAGTCCTGATGGGAATATGCTAGCATTGCCAGGTCTGAAAAACGATGTTGTAATGTATGATGGAGTCACCGCTGAGAGGTTGTTTTCTCTTCGAGGTGATCATCTACGACCTATTTGTTTCTTATCTTGGTCACCTGATGGAAAATATTTGGCTACTTCTGGTTTAGACAAACAGATTCTTATCTGGGATGTTGATATGAAGCAGATAATTGGTAAGAAGGAATTTATTGAGTGCATATCTTGTATGGCGTGGAAGCCACATGGCAAAGCTCTTGCAGTTATTGATGTTATGGGGAAGTATGGTGTGTGGGAGTCAGCTGTACAATCGCCAATGAAATCTTCAAGTGAAGATGTTCCTGGATTGTATGTTCGAAATGGCTCTCTGTTGTTTGATGAGGAAGAAGAGTCGGGTAATCTTAATGAAGATAGCTTTGGTGAATCAGTGCCACCCTGCAGAAAAAGGTTACGTCAACGACATAAAAATGAGGATGAATGGAAAAAAGAAAATGATGATGAGTTGGAATACATTCTAAAGTTTAAATCTTTTGAAAAGTCCTACCATGGTAGAAAAGATAATATTGCTAATGGGAAGAGTGGGTCAAGAAATGTGATATCGAACGTGGTGCCGAAAGTGCAAGAAGCTTTTCAGCCTGGAGCTACTCCTGCAAAGGCTGGACAGAGAAGCTTTCTGTGCTACAATATGCTTGGAAGTATTACCACAATGGAACATGATGGGTATTCACGTATAGAG ATAGATTTCCATGATACTAGCAGAGGTCCACGTGTTCCTGCTATAAATGACTATTTTGGTTTCACAATGGCTTCTCTGAGTGAAAATGGCTGTGCTTTTGCTAATCGATGCAGAGGAGAGAAGAATATGAGCACACTTATGTATCAACCGTTCAGTACCTGGGATAATAATAGTGAG TGGTCTATGCAATTTGAAGGGGAAGAAGTCAGAGTAGTAGCATTAGGAGATTCATGGGTTGCTGCTGTAACAAGCATTAATCTTCTCCGTATTTTCACTCATGGTGGTTTGCAG AGGTATATACTCTCTCTGGAGGGACCAGTGGTTACAGCAGCGGGCTTCAAGGATGAGCTCGCGGTTGTCATGCACATTTCCCCTTCGCTACCTTCAGACGACCCG ATGTTTGAATATAGAGTGTTCAACATTCCAAATGGGACACGACCTCTAAGAGGAAGACTTCCATTGACTCCCGGGTCATGTTTAAAATGGTTCGGTTTTAGTGATGAAGGCCAACTGAGTTCGTTTGATTCCAAG GGTGTCTTGAGGGTGTACACAAATCTATATGGGGGTAGTTGGCTACCACTCTTCAG TGCCAGCAAATTAAACAAGTCTGAGGAAAATTATTGGGTCGTTGGACTGAACACGAGAAAGTTATTTTGCGTTGTTTGCAAGTCTCCTGAATCCTTCCCCCAG TGCACTCCCAAGCCCATCCTCACCTTGCTAGACTTATCATTTCCTCTCGCTTCTTCTGGCCTGGGCGCAGATTGCCTCGAGAATGAATTTATGATGTACAAAATGCATCTCTCCCAG ATTAAGAAAAGCATACAAGAAATGGGGGCTCTCGGCCACGATACAACCTCTCTTGAAGATGAGGCTTTCAATTTGGAAACTTCCTTAGATACATGCATCTTGAGGCTCATCGCTTCTTGTTGCAATG GCAACAAACTTGTAAGAGCAACTGAACTTGTGAAACTTCTTTCACTAGAAAAATCAGTAAGAGATGCCATAACGCTTGTGACCGCATTAAAACTGCCAAATCTGGCCGAACGATTCGGCAACATACTCCAG GAAAAATTGCATAATGAAGCCATTGGAAACACAGTCCTCCCTGACATCAAATCCAACTGCGAAGATTCTATCAGAACTAATAATTCTGCATCTTCTAAGTTCTTTACTGCACCAAAGATCGGTAAAACATCAGACAACATCATTTCATCTCCATTAAAACATCAGACAACATCATTCCACCTTGTTGTCAAGGAAATAAAATGA
- the LOC140835659 gene encoding uncharacterized protein, with protein sequence MKILKVNTAAATIEGAPQMVEKHRSEWTVEDKKKANLDNVAKDILYKTLDKNMFVKIKTCTTAKEIWEKLTQLCDGNDQTKENKLKVAIQKFDNAKMKLRETLAEFDERFSGIIIELISLGKRLF encoded by the coding sequence ATGAAGATCCTGAAAGTAAACACAGCTGCTGCTACAATCGAAGGTGCTCCTCAGATGGTAGAAAAGCACAGATCCGAATGGACTGTTGAGGAtaagaagaaagcaaatctggaCAATGTTGCAAAAGATATCCTCTACAAAACTTTGGACAAAAATATGTTTGTCAAGATCAAGACGTGCACTACTGCCAAGGAAATATGGGAAAAGCTTACTCAATTATGTGATGGCaatgatcaaacaaaagaaaacaagttGAAGGTTGCTATTCAAAAGTTTGACAATGCAAAAATGAAGCTAAGAGAAACTCTAGCAGAATTCGACGAACGGTTCAGTGGTATCATTATCGAACTCATTTCATTAggtaaaagattattttaa